A part of Doryrhamphus excisus isolate RoL2022-K1 chromosome 8, RoL_Dexc_1.0, whole genome shotgun sequence genomic DNA contains:
- the sfrp2l gene encoding secreted frizzled-related protein 2-like has translation MKVFFFILTLGCSLASDTRPPTHVGPSPLGFRSSVRSVCKPIPSTLSLCHGIGYRHMRLPNLLGHDSLREAQQQSAAWLPLISKLCHRDTKKFLCSLFAPVCVPDYSGPVSPCRNLCEAVRDHCVPVMSAFGFPWPEMFDCSRFPRETQLCIPPSGDQDPRTAEEVSHEEALKGSVICDACSLAAEGETDIQDNFCQSPYAFKMRLGSVSTVGGDLQLVPLARSRILRWAGGGAERAEGIGGAMAHNALWLQEGGTCACPGLDSVDKNNNDGLEKVNGAQAGWYLALARAEEGRLVLIRLVRWTRGDKELKKFIRSVLKQPCTDM, from the exons atGAAAgtgttcttttttattttgacgCTCGGGTGTTCTCTTGCTTCTGACACACGACCTCCCACCCATGTCGGACCCTCGCCGCTCGGCTTCAGGTCCTCGGTCCGCTCGGTGTGCAAGCCCATACCGAGTACCTTATCCCTGTGCCACGGTATCGGCTACCGGCACATGAGGCTCCCTAATCTACTGGGCCACGACTCTCTAAGGGAGGCCCAGCAGCAGTCAGCCGCCTGGCTGCCGCTCATCTCCAAGCTGTGCCACCGAGACACCAAGAAGTTCCTGTGCTCCTTGTTCGCCCCGGTGTGCGTGCCGGACTACAGCGGGCCGGTAAGCCCGTGTCGGAACCTTTGCGAGGCCGTGCGTGACCACTGCGTCCCCGTCATGAGCGCCTTCGGATTCCCCTGGCCTGAGATGTTCGATTGTAGCCGCTTTCCGCGAGAGACGCAACTTTGCATCCCCCCCAGCGGTGATCAGGACCCACGGACAGCAGAGGAAGTGTCCCACGAGGAGGCGCTTAAAG GAAGTGTTATTTGTGACGCCTGCAGTCTGGCAGCCGAGGGAGAGACTGACATCCAAGACAACTTCTGTCAAAGTCCATATG CCTTCAAGATGCGCCTGGGCAGCGTGTCGACAGTGGGAGGGGACCTGCAGCTGGTGCCTTTGGCCCGAAGCCGTATTCTGAGATGGGCAGGGGGAGGTGCCGAGAGGGCGGAAGGAATCGGAGGTGCGATGGCCCACAATGCTCTGTGGTTGCAGGAAGGAGGCACTTGTGCATGTCCCGGCTTGGACTCGGTtgacaaaaacaataatgacGGTTTAGAAAAGGTGAATGGGGCCCAGGCTGGATGGTACTTGGCGCTGGCTCGGGCGGAGGAGGGAAGGCTGGTGTTGATTCGGCTGGTGCGCTGGACTCGGGGTGACAAAGAACTGAAGAAGTTCATCAGAAGTGTCCTGAAACAACCATGTACTGACATGTAG